One Gloeobacter morelensis MG652769 DNA window includes the following coding sequences:
- a CDS encoding acyl carrier protein, which produces MTDSPVSKSAIVGWMKNYIGGFLNVSAQQVDEQTDFERFGLDSAIVVSLVSELEEWLDLELSPALLFEYPTIDSMAEHLYSQKQQATLTQPVQP; this is translated from the coding sequence ATGACGGACAGTCCCGTCTCCAAGTCCGCCATCGTCGGTTGGATGAAAAACTACATCGGCGGTTTTTTGAACGTGAGTGCCCAACAGGTGGACGAGCAGACCGATTTTGAACGCTTTGGCCTCGATTCGGCCATCGTCGTTTCGCTGGTCAGCGAACTGGAGGAATGGCTGGATCTGGAGCTGTCGCCGGCGCTGCTGTTTGAGTACCCGACGATCGACTCTATGGCCGAACATCTTTACTCCCAGAAGCAGCAGGCAACTTTGACCCAACCGGTGCAACCGTGA
- a CDS encoding acyl-CoA desaturase — protein sequence MPEPAEQPESVKGWTRLTRRRDVLDDPYIHRYQRRHFFFFDILPAIGTVAAVALSWVWPPGPIEGSLLLGLWLVTGFGVTVGYHRLFTHRSFSAAPWVQALLAVCGSMAGQGSVISWVALHRRHHELSDQPGDPHSPNLHGQDPVGRLRGLLHAHLLWMRQHEYPNVVCYASDLLRDRSLLQVNGLYLWWVLLGLAIPSLVGWWLHGHVAGLLLGFLWGGAVRMFVLGNIIWSINSFLHSFGPRLFATREHSRNSAVLALVSFGESWHNNHHAFPTSASFGLDWYRLDPGYWLIWLLARLGLAWDVKVPTREQIRLKRS from the coding sequence ATGCCAGAGCCTGCCGAGCAGCCCGAGTCCGTCAAGGGCTGGACCCGTTTGACCCGACGGCGAGACGTTCTTGACGATCCGTACATTCATCGCTACCAGAGGCGGCATTTCTTTTTCTTCGATATTCTGCCTGCGATCGGGACCGTGGCGGCGGTGGCACTGTCGTGGGTCTGGCCCCCCGGCCCCATCGAGGGAAGTTTGTTGCTGGGTCTGTGGCTGGTGACCGGCTTCGGCGTCACCGTCGGCTACCATCGTCTGTTTACCCACCGCTCCTTCAGCGCCGCTCCCTGGGTCCAGGCGCTGCTGGCCGTCTGCGGCTCGATGGCCGGCCAGGGCTCGGTCATCTCCTGGGTGGCGCTGCACCGGCGCCACCACGAATTGAGCGACCAGCCCGGCGATCCCCATTCGCCCAACCTGCACGGTCAAGATCCGGTAGGCCGCCTGCGCGGTCTGCTGCACGCCCATCTGCTGTGGATGCGGCAACACGAGTATCCCAACGTCGTGTGCTATGCCTCGGATTTGTTGCGCGACCGGTCGTTGCTGCAGGTCAACGGTCTGTACCTCTGGTGGGTGCTACTGGGCCTCGCTATCCCCTCGCTGGTGGGCTGGTGGCTCCACGGCCATGTTGCCGGGCTGCTGCTCGGGTTTCTCTGGGGTGGGGCGGTGCGCATGTTTGTCCTGGGCAATATCATCTGGTCGATCAATTCTTTTTTGCACAGCTTCGGCCCCCGGCTTTTTGCGACGCGCGAGCACAGCCGCAACAGTGCCGTGCTGGCGCTGGTCAGTTTTGGCGAATCCTGGCACAACAACCACCACGCCTTTCCCACTTCCGCTTCCTTCGGCCTGGATTGGTACCGCCTCGATCCTGGTTACTGGCTCATCTGGCTTCTGGCGCGGTTGGGTCTGGCCTGGGATGTGAAAGTCCCCACCCGGGAGCAAATCCGCCTGAAGCGCTCGTGA
- a CDS encoding class I SAM-dependent methyltransferase, with product MNTAATAQACASAQAVQYHYDLGNEFYRLWLDSSMTYSCGLWEADGTLEEAQARKIDHHIREARAAGGGRVLDIGCGWGGTLRSLVGAHGVTRAVGLTLSQTQATWIAAFGHPRIEVRLESWQNHAPTEPYDAIISVGAFEHFARPDITGAQKVQVYREFFERCYGWLPPGGRLSLQTIAYGNVPRQQMHPFFATEIFPESDLPTLAEIAQASERTFEVLALRNDAEDYRLTCQSWLSRLKAHRAQAVELVGEAAVNRYEKYLALFVISFRTRAMHLLRLTLRRNDRLFDQQGGYRMTSDVQSADTGARSAPIPGMRGEGYYDAHSDSQKLALVSAQTLIAGAVRRIPLPTDSRPFTVVDYGCSEGRNSGMAARWVIDALVDREAPVPSICVIFNDLPTNHFNGLFRNLASTGSGLETTDGCPIFVFASGRSFYSQILPSGTASFGLSSTALHWLSRPPVVHFAEHTYSGWARGPVREAFAAQSREDLTAFLFYRAREIRPGGRLVLLMLGRADAGELVGIDGEKISGLMTTELMNQVLIEMVEDGTLDRQEYHNFFYPTYCPSLAEVLAPLQEPGSPLVEQFTVEHAEVQALPCPLYTRYRQSGNLQEYAQAYTAFIRAFSEPLFAQTLFRDREGSLEDYYARIHSRIARSPQAFVYEQVQLQLVLARN from the coding sequence ATGAATACCGCTGCGACGGCCCAGGCTTGCGCCTCGGCGCAGGCCGTTCAATACCACTACGACCTGGGAAACGAATTTTACCGGCTGTGGCTCGACAGCAGCATGACCTATTCCTGCGGTCTTTGGGAAGCGGACGGCACGCTGGAGGAGGCCCAGGCCCGCAAGATCGACCATCACATCCGCGAAGCCCGGGCCGCAGGGGGCGGCCGGGTCCTGGACATCGGCTGCGGCTGGGGGGGAACCCTGCGGTCGCTGGTCGGGGCGCACGGTGTCACCCGTGCCGTCGGACTCACCCTGAGCCAAACCCAGGCCACCTGGATCGCCGCTTTTGGCCATCCCCGCATCGAAGTCCGGCTCGAAAGCTGGCAGAACCATGCGCCGACAGAACCTTACGACGCGATCATCTCCGTGGGCGCTTTCGAGCACTTCGCCAGACCAGACATCACCGGTGCGCAAAAAGTGCAGGTCTACCGCGAGTTTTTCGAACGTTGCTACGGTTGGCTGCCGCCCGGCGGGCGGCTTTCGCTGCAGACGATCGCCTACGGCAACGTCCCCAGGCAGCAGATGCATCCGTTTTTTGCCACGGAGATCTTTCCTGAATCGGACCTGCCGACCCTGGCGGAGATCGCCCAAGCGAGCGAGCGCACCTTTGAGGTGCTCGCCTTGCGCAACGACGCGGAGGATTACCGGCTCACCTGTCAAAGCTGGCTCTCACGTCTTAAAGCGCACCGGGCGCAGGCCGTGGAACTGGTCGGGGAGGCGGCGGTCAACCGATACGAGAAGTACCTGGCGCTATTTGTGATCAGCTTTCGCACCAGGGCTATGCACCTGCTGCGCCTCACCCTGCGCCGCAACGACCGGCTTTTTGACCAGCAAGGCGGGTACCGAATGACCAGCGATGTGCAGAGTGCAGATACCGGCGCAAGGTCGGCTCCGATACCCGGCATGAGGGGGGAAGGCTACTACGACGCACACTCCGACTCTCAAAAGCTCGCTCTAGTTTCGGCGCAGACGCTGATTGCCGGAGCGGTCCGCCGCATCCCGCTGCCCACGGACAGCCGACCGTTTACGGTCGTCGACTACGGCTGTTCCGAAGGCCGCAACTCCGGGATGGCTGCTCGATGGGTCATCGATGCGCTTGTTGACCGCGAAGCTCCCGTACCAAGCATTTGCGTCATTTTTAACGACCTGCCCACCAACCATTTCAACGGGTTGTTCCGCAACCTGGCCTCGACAGGAAGCGGCTTGGAGACGACCGACGGATGCCCAATCTTTGTCTTCGCCTCCGGCCGTTCGTTCTACAGTCAGATCCTCCCTAGCGGCACAGCCAGTTTCGGCCTCTCGTCGACCGCTTTGCACTGGTTGAGCCGTCCGCCTGTTGTGCACTTTGCGGAGCACACCTACTCCGGATGGGCCAGGGGGCCGGTGCGCGAGGCTTTCGCCGCGCAATCGCGAGAGGATCTGACCGCTTTTTTGTTCTACCGAGCCCGAGAAATCCGGCCCGGCGGACGGCTGGTCCTGTTGATGCTCGGGCGGGCGGATGCCGGGGAGCTGGTAGGGATCGACGGCGAGAAAATCAGTGGGTTGATGACGACCGAACTGATGAACCAGGTGCTCATCGAAATGGTGGAAGACGGCACCCTCGATCGCCAGGAATACCACAACTTTTTCTATCCCACCTACTGCCCGTCTCTGGCGGAGGTGCTCGCCCCGCTCCAGGAACCCGGCTCGCCGTTGGTAGAGCAATTTACCGTCGAGCACGCCGAGGTGCAGGCTCTGCCCTGTCCTCTGTACACCCGCTACCGGCAGAGCGGCAATCTCCAGGAGTACGCGCAGGCGTACACGGCCTTCATCCGAGCTTTCAGTGAACCCTTATTTGCCCAAACCCTCTTTCGAGACCGAGAGGGCTCCCTGGAGGACTACTACGCGCGGATCCACAGCCGCATCGCCCGCAGTCCGCAAGCGTTTGTCTACGAACAAGTGCAGTTGCAGCTTGTCCTGGCCAGAAATTGA